In Treponema rectale, a single genomic region encodes these proteins:
- a CDS encoding DEAD/DEAH box helicase family protein: MKFTFKIQKYQTEAVAALVKCFEGQQFADKVQYLRDKGIMPQVQKTEMEQGELFENEPSATDEELEQADNGYRNADLILGDKELLENIHKMQDINFIIHSAKIERTAGVPSFDIEMETGTGKTYVYTKTMYELNKAYGWSKFMIVVPSVAIREGIYKSLEYTQDHFMQQYGKKIRFFIYNSKRLNMIDQFSASADINVMIINTQAFNTSLNKDKNVEGRKGNEAARIIYTKRDEFASRRPIDVIAANRPILILDEPQRMGDEKSATQKALTQFKPLFVINYSATHKIQHNLVYRLDALDAYNQKLVKKIEVKGFKLENIAGTNTYIYADSIILSKNAAPMVKLEIEVKQGNGIKRQYVKLNQGDKLDEASKGLPEYKGLYIAEILPQENLIRFNKAVSDNSDSTVLKVGEMTGNVAEKDIRRVQIRETIRSHFKKEKEFYDAGLRIKVLSLFFIDEVAKYRAYDEDGNEVLGEYGEMFEQEYKTVLNDFVDINPNSYYQKVLLPSCNNIGPCHEGYFSRDKKGKFTNSTGDSDEDISTYDLILKRKDLLLDFDMPIRFIFSHSALREGWDNPNVFQICTLKHSDNNISRRQEVGRGMRLCVNEDGARQDKEVLADAIHDVNTLTVIASESYRDFVDGLQKDITAELSDSRPKIASMDYFEGKTITVCGQEIELDTKQAKIIYQYLLKNDYIDDEDRPTEIYKNAVELGNLQGFTGNLENTLPDELKDNAEARVEMFEQVQKLIQAVYNPSVLVGMIDNGQKPQWENGNPLNKNFDKDIFQELWKKINHKYTYSCHFNSEELITNAVQAIKSDLKVVPMRYTLEIGKQKDKIDESQIRSGTAFGNADSETKSLSRAVASSVKYDLVGDIAKGCKLTRKTVATILSQLTIKEMEQFGFNPEKFIRDVINIINAQKSTKIVEHIEYHELEDTYDSSIFTAPHLPDKTPFKASKCIQDLVFTDSTVEWKFVEDLDGAAEVVVYARLPRSFQIPTPVGNYAPDWAIAFDKDKVKHVFFIAETKGTMEDMQLNKIESNKIECAKKLFNVVSTSGVKYDHVDSFEQLKNIIGLKG, translated from the coding sequence ATGAAATTTACATTTAAGATACAAAAATATCAGACAGAAGCTGTAGCTGCTCTTGTAAAATGTTTTGAAGGACAACAGTTTGCAGATAAAGTTCAATATTTACGTGATAAAGGAATTATGCCACAGGTTCAGAAAACTGAAATGGAACAAGGTGAATTATTTGAAAATGAACCTTCTGCAACAGACGAAGAACTTGAACAAGCAGATAACGGTTATCGTAATGCTGATTTGATTCTTGGTGATAAAGAGCTTTTGGAAAATATCCATAAGATGCAGGACATCAATTTTATTATTCATTCTGCAAAGATTGAGCGTACTGCAGGAGTCCCAAGTTTTGATATTGAAATGGAAACCGGAACCGGTAAGACTTATGTTTATACAAAAACAATGTATGAACTGAACAAGGCTTATGGCTGGAGTAAGTTTATGATTGTTGTTCCTTCTGTTGCTATTCGTGAAGGAATATACAAAAGCCTTGAATATACTCAAGACCATTTTATGCAGCAGTATGGAAAGAAAATCAGATTCTTCATTTACAATTCAAAACGCTTGAATATGATTGATCAGTTTTCTGCCAGTGCTGATATAAATGTAATGATTATCAACACACAGGCTTTTAATACTTCTTTGAATAAAGATAAGAATGTTGAAGGCCGTAAAGGAAACGAGGCTGCCCGCATTATTTACACAAAGCGTGATGAGTTTGCAAGTCGCCGTCCAATTGATGTAATTGCAGCTAATAGACCAATTTTGATTCTTGATGAACCTCAGCGAATGGGAGATGAAAAATCTGCTACACAGAAAGCTTTAACTCAGTTTAAGCCTTTGTTTGTAATTAACTATTCTGCTACTCATAAGATACAGCACAATCTTGTTTACCGTCTTGATGCTTTGGATGCATATAATCAGAAGCTTGTAAAAAAGATTGAAGTAAAAGGCTTTAAGCTTGAAAATATTGCAGGAACAAATACTTATATCTACGCTGATTCTATTATTCTTTCAAAAAATGCTGCTCCTATGGTGAAGCTTGAGATTGAAGTTAAACAAGGAAATGGAATTAAACGACAATATGTAAAACTTAATCAGGGTGACAAGCTGGATGAAGCAAGTAAAGGACTTCCTGAATATAAAGGACTTTACATTGCTGAAATTTTACCACAGGAAAACCTGATTCGCTTTAATAAAGCTGTTAGTGATAACTCTGATTCTACAGTTCTTAAAGTTGGTGAAATGACTGGAAACGTTGCAGAAAAAGATATACGTCGTGTTCAGATCCGTGAAACTATCCGAAGCCATTTTAAGAAAGAAAAAGAGTTTTATGATGCAGGACTTAGAATAAAAGTTTTGTCTTTGTTCTTTATTGATGAAGTTGCAAAATACCGCGCTTATGATGAAGATGGAAATGAAGTCCTTGGTGAATATGGCGAGATGTTTGAACAGGAATACAAAACTGTTTTGAATGACTTTGTGGATATTAATCCTAATAGTTATTATCAGAAAGTTTTGCTTCCAAGTTGTAATAATATTGGCCCTTGCCATGAAGGATATTTTAGTCGTGATAAAAAAGGAAAGTTTACAAATTCAACTGGTGACAGTGATGAAGATATTTCGACATACGATTTAATCTTAAAGCGAAAAGATTTGCTTTTGGATTTTGATATGCCTATACGTTTTATTTTCTCTCACTCTGCCTTGCGCGAAGGTTGGGATAATCCTAATGTATTCCAGATTTGTACTCTTAAACATTCTGATAACAATATTAGCCGCCGCCAGGAAGTTGGCCGTGGTATGCGTCTTTGTGTAAACGAAGATGGTGCCCGCCAGGATAAAGAAGTTCTGGCAGATGCTATTCATGATGTAAATACACTTACTGTAATTGCAAGTGAAAGCTACCGCGATTTTGTTGATGGACTTCAGAAAGATATTACAGCTGAGCTTAGTGATTCTAGACCTAAGATTGCAAGCATGGATTATTTTGAAGGTAAAACAATTACTGTTTGCGGTCAGGAAATTGAACTTGATACAAAACAGGCAAAAATCATTTATCAGTATCTTTTGAAAAATGATTACATTGATGATGAAGACAGACCAACAGAGATTTACAAGAATGCTGTTGAACTTGGAAACCTGCAAGGCTTTACAGGAAATCTTGAGAACACATTACCAGACGAACTAAAAGATAATGCCGAAGCACGTGTTGAAATGTTTGAACAGGTTCAGAAGCTTATTCAGGCTGTTTATAATCCTTCTGTTCTTGTTGGAATGATTGATAACGGTCAGAAGCCTCAGTGGGAAAATGGAAATCCACTTAATAAGAACTTTGATAAGGATATATTCCAGGAGCTCTGGAAGAAGATTAATCATAAGTACACTTACAGCTGCCACTTTAATAGCGAAGAATTGATTACAAATGCAGTTCAGGCTATTAAGAGCGATTTAAAAGTTGTACCTATGCGCTACACTCTGGAGATTGGTAAGCAGAAAGATAAGATTGATGAAAGTCAGATTCGCTCTGGAACTGCTTTTGGAAATGCTGATTCTGAAACTAAATCTTTGAGCCGTGCTGTTGCAAGTTCCGTAAAGTATGATTTGGTCGGTGATATTGCAAAAGGCTGTAAACTGACCCGCAAAACTGTTGCAACAATTTTGAGTCAACTGACTATAAAAGAAATGGAACAGTTTGGATTTAATCCTGAGAAGTTTATTCGTGATGTAATTAATATCATCAATGCTCAGAAATCTACAAAGATTGTTGAGCATATTGAATACCATGAGCTTGAAGATACTTATGATTCAAGTATTTTTACTGCGCCGCATTTGCCAGACAAGACGCCATTTAAGGCCTCAAAGTGTATTCAGGACTTGGTATTTACAGACAGTACGGTTGAATGGAAGTTTGTAGAGGATTTGGATGGGGCTGCGGAAGTTGTTGTTTACGCCCGTCTTCCTCGCTCTTTTCAGATTCCAACTCCTGTTGGAAATTACGCACCTGACTGGGCTATTGCTTTTGATAAGGATAAAGTAAAACATGTTTTCTTTATTGCTGAAACTAAGGGAACTATGGAAGATATGCAGCTTAATAAGATTGAATCTAACAAGATTGAATGTGCTAAAAAGCTGTTTAATGTTGTTTCTACAAGTGGCGTAAAATATGACCATGTTGACAGCTTTGAGCAGTTGAAGAATATTATTGGGTTGAAGGGGTAA
- a CDS encoding nuclease-related domain-containing protein has product MVKTMPERRGRAGENKVSRILSKLPYIQYRVINDILLKTSHGTTQIDHVVLSEYGIFVIETKNYSGWILGCEHSEEWTKNVYGQKYQFRNPLKQNYAHVKALMEVLEITDQNIFIPIIAFSNQADIKVQCSKEVINFRHLKNTILRYQNKVLPIDKMVLYEAKLQGFTNYTKDEKSIHVAGVKAKADFNKANISMGICPKCGGKLVERKGKYGNFLGCSNYPRCHFTYNL; this is encoded by the coding sequence ATGGTAAAAACAATGCCAGAAAGACGAGGACGTGCCGGAGAAAATAAGGTTTCAAGAATTCTTAGTAAACTGCCATATATTCAATACAGAGTTATAAATGATATTTTATTGAAGACAAGTCACGGAACAACACAAATTGACCATGTTGTTTTATCTGAATATGGAATCTTTGTAATTGAAACTAAGAATTACTCCGGCTGGATTTTAGGCTGTGAACATTCTGAGGAATGGACTAAAAATGTTTATGGACAGAAATATCAATTCAGGAATCCATTAAAACAAAATTATGCCCATGTAAAAGCTTTGATGGAAGTACTGGAAATTACAGATCAAAATATCTTTATTCCAATAATTGCATTTTCAAATCAGGCAGATATAAAAGTACAATGTTCTAAAGAAGTTATAAACTTCCGCCATCTAAAGAATACAATTCTTCGTTATCAAAATAAAGTTTTGCCGATTGATAAAATGGTACTTTATGAAGCTAAACTGCAAGGTTTTACGAATTATACAAAAGACGAAAAAAGCATTCATGTAGCTGGAGTTAAAGCAAAAGCAGATTTTAATAAAGCAAATATCAGCATGGGGATTTGTCCTAAATGCGGCGGTAAGCTTGTTGAACGAAAAGGAAAATACGGAAACTTTCTGGGTTGCTCTAATTATCCGAGATGTCATTTTACCTACAATTTGTAA
- a CDS encoding macro domain-containing protein, with translation MSKLSLTHGSCADQTADAVVNAANSGLWEGGGICGVIFSKCGPKELAQECSKYQTPIKDGNAVITSACKMKNAKFIIHAVGPDFRITPTAFLELFNAYYNSLVLLKDNNLHSISFPLISSGVFAGKLPNPAGESAKQCGRAYKKFVQDYPDYEVDVMLCAFYQKEFQDAQSALSSL, from the coding sequence ATGTCAAAACTTTCATTAACCCACGGCAGTTGTGCCGATCAAACAGCCGATGCAGTAGTAAATGCAGCAAACTCAGGACTCTGGGAAGGCGGTGGAATCTGCGGTGTTATTTTTAGTAAATGCGGTCCTAAGGAATTAGCACAGGAATGTTCAAAATATCAAACTCCAATAAAAGACGGAAACGCTGTAATCACATCTGCCTGCAAAATGAAAAATGCAAAGTTTATTATTCATGCAGTTGGTCCGGATTTTAGAATTACACCAACCGCCTTTCTCGAACTTTTTAATGCATATTACAATTCTCTTGTTCTGTTAAAAGATAACAATTTGCACAGTATTTCTTTTCCATTAATCAGTTCAGGAGTATTTGCCGGTAAGCTTCCAAATCCTGCAGGTGAATCTGCAAAACAGTGCGGAAGAGCATATAAAAAGTTTGTTCAAGATTATCCGGATTATGAAGTTGATGTAATGCTCTGTGCATTTTATCAAAAAGAATTTCAGGATGCCCAAAGTGCACTTAGCTCTCTGTAA
- a CDS encoding O-acetyl-ADP-ribose deacetylase, with protein sequence MGKIKIIKGDITTLSCDAIVNAANSSLLGGGGVDGAIHHAAGPELLAECRTLHGCRTGEAKITKGYNLPARFVIHTVGPIYCEHNTAEAEALLTACYENSLKLARENGLKTIAFPLISAGVYGYPQREAIRVAVETMKRHTTEFEELTLVLFGEREFGYTKEDYPDFV encoded by the coding sequence ATGGGAAAAATCAAAATTATCAAAGGTGACATTACAACTTTATCTTGTGACGCAATCGTAAATGCTGCAAATTCTTCACTTCTTGGTGGCGGCGGTGTTGATGGAGCGATTCATCATGCTGCCGGTCCGGAACTTCTTGCTGAATGTCGTACACTTCACGGCTGCAGAACAGGTGAAGCTAAAATTACAAAGGGATATAATTTACCTGCCAGATTTGTAATTCACACTGTCGGGCCGATTTATTGTGAACATAATACAGCTGAGGCAGAAGCGTTGTTGACTGCGTGTTATGAAAACTCTTTGAAGCTTGCCCGGGAAAATGGGCTTAAGACAATTGCGTTTCCTCTGATTTCTGCCGGTGTTTACGGTTATCCGCAGCGGGAGGCTATCAGGGTGGCGGTTGAGACTATGAAAAGGCATACTACGGAGTTTGAGGAACTTACGCTTGTGCTGTTTGGGGAACGGGAGTTTGGATACACTAAAGAAGATTACCCGGACTTTGTTTAG
- a CDS encoding glycosyl hydrolase family 17 protein: protein MFEWGRAVCYSGYRRNQSPLTCTYPSYEEVAEDLQIISDLGFKYIRMYDPVEYARTTCQVIRDKGFDLKLMLGPGLQSEVNNPGCPWLKETYTEEQLAERARWNDGRIDSLIKIANEYSDVINAVSIGNENTPNWGANNVPVERLIGFADRLKANCTQPVTFNEGAFEWPNLKELAEHLDIISVHSYPLWYGNTVEEALDVNKEWYKKIKDMFPEKPVIFSEIGWATDAVDFSQMKEGQPNEENQKKYYEEFWAWADSEKIISYMFEAFDEPWKGGDNPGEAEKHWGIFDVDRKPKLLLKNKS, encoded by the coding sequence ATGTTTGAATGGGGAAGGGCAGTTTGTTATTCAGGCTATAGAAGGAATCAGTCACCGCTTACATGTACTTATCCTTCTTATGAAGAAGTTGCAGAAGATCTTCAGATAATTTCTGATCTTGGGTTTAAATATATCAGGATGTATGATCCGGTTGAATATGCCCGCACGACCTGTCAGGTTATCAGGGATAAAGGTTTTGATTTAAAGCTTATGCTTGGGCCGGGACTTCAATCTGAGGTAAATAATCCAGGATGTCCGTGGTTAAAGGAAACTTATACAGAGGAACAGCTTGCAGAAAGGGCAAGGTGGAATGACGGCAGAATTGATTCCCTTATAAAAATTGCGAATGAATACAGTGACGTGATAAATGCAGTTTCAATCGGTAATGAAAATACTCCGAACTGGGGTGCAAATAATGTTCCTGTTGAACGGCTTATAGGTTTTGCAGACCGTCTTAAGGCAAACTGCACTCAGCCGGTAACTTTTAATGAAGGCGCTTTTGAATGGCCAAATCTTAAGGAACTTGCAGAACATCTGGATATTATAAGCGTTCATTCCTATCCGTTGTGGTATGGAAATACTGTTGAAGAAGCTTTAGACGTTAATAAAGAATGGTATAAGAAAATAAAGGATATGTTTCCGGAAAAGCCGGTTATTTTTTCTGAAATAGGATGGGCAACTGATGCAGTTGATTTTTCCCAGATGAAAGAAGGTCAGCCTAATGAAGAAAATCAGAAAAAGTATTATGAAGAATTCTGGGCCTGGGCTGACAGTGAAAAAATAATTTCTTATATGTTTGAAGCTTTTGATGAACCATGGAAGGGTGGAGATAATCCTGGTGAGGCAGAAAAGCACTGGGGAATTTTTGATGTAGACAGGAAGCCTAAACTGCTTTTGAAAAACAAATCTTAG
- a CDS encoding D-2-hydroxyacid dehydrogenase produces MKILVINSNLEQKYFDLIKKAAEVYKAEAVFYKSEKEVPETDYDADIIYGFAPSISKVSRKLKWLCVPWAGVDSLMVPGYFANEECLVTNSAGAYGVSIAEHMIAAALVMFRRLDEFFEETRNGKWLFPREQKSLKNCRVTVLGTGDIGTSFAKRLRGFEPASITGVCRSGKNSSGFFDKVYPVTALNEVLPETELLAMCLPGTQETAGILSEERIKLLPRGAYVINVGRGSAIDEDALAENLLSGHLAGAALDVFAKEPLPKESPLWKIKNLLITPHVAGNMTVEYTKDRNVEMFLEDLDNYFKGKPLKYLVDKKLGY; encoded by the coding sequence ATGAAAATTCTTGTAATCAACAGCAATCTTGAACAGAAGTATTTTGATCTTATAAAAAAAGCAGCGGAGGTTTATAAAGCTGAAGCTGTGTTTTATAAATCAGAAAAGGAGGTTCCGGAAACTGATTATGATGCAGATATTATTTACGGATTTGCTCCTTCAATTTCAAAAGTAAGCAGAAAATTAAAATGGCTTTGTGTTCCATGGGCGGGAGTTGATTCCCTTATGGTGCCGGGGTATTTTGCAAATGAGGAATGTCTTGTAACAAATTCTGCCGGTGCTTACGGAGTTTCTATTGCCGAACATATGATAGCTGCTGCTCTTGTAATGTTCCGCCGCCTTGATGAATTTTTTGAAGAAACTCGTAACGGTAAGTGGCTTTTTCCACGGGAACAGAAGTCTCTTAAAAACTGCCGGGTTACGGTTTTGGGAACAGGTGATATAGGAACTTCCTTTGCAAAACGTCTTCGTGGTTTTGAACCTGCCTCAATTACCGGTGTCTGCCGGAGTGGAAAAAACAGTTCGGGATTTTTTGATAAAGTATATCCGGTAACAGCCCTGAATGAGGTTCTTCCTGAAACAGAACTTCTTGCAATGTGTCTTCCCGGAACTCAGGAAACTGCCGGTATTCTTTCTGAAGAACGCATCAAACTTTTACCCCGGGGAGCTTATGTAATTAATGTTGGCAGGGGAAGTGCCATAGATGAAGATGCTCTTGCAGAAAATCTTTTGTCAGGACATTTAGCCGGAGCAGCTCTTGATGTTTTTGCTAAAGAACCTCTTCCAAAAGAAAGTCCTTTATGGAAGATAAAGAATCTTCTTATAACGCCTCATGTTGCCGGGAACATGACTGTTGAGTATACAAAAGACAGAAATGTAGAAATGTTTCTTGAAGACCTTGATAATTATTTTAAAGGCAAACCTCTTAAATATCTGGTTGATAAAAAACTGGGCTATTGA
- a CDS encoding sensor histidine kinase, translating into MKAKSLTFRIFINTFLTGTFIYFFCTLIFISTVYKYFEKQIFNELETESQFLIYPILSDNLEEIKNIETTTRITLIHPDGTVYFDNQISPDFLDNHTNRTEFQKALKNGSTKISRYSSSMTEKNLYYAKLLPNKDVLRISCTQRTIWNLISELKAVLITVFLLAIFISGAAAHIIARRLLSPLNDIDLDNPDSSKTYYELQPFLKRIADENLEKEKQEEIRQQFTANVSHELKTPLTSISGFAEIIKQGTTDQKTTVDFAKSIYEESQQMIALINDIIRLSKLDAKSISLEKENFSLKETCKDAKHVLEASAAARNISMSIDGDEGIIYGVRPVVYEMVYNLIDNAIKYNKKNGSVEIKIKTMTENYNPKKTTVVLMIRDTGIGIPKNEQGRIFERFYRIDKSRSRAMGGTGLGLSIVKHAAKYHDAIILLNSEENKGSIFTVIFNQ; encoded by the coding sequence ATGAAAGCAAAGTCACTGACTTTTAGAATTTTTATAAACACTTTTTTAACAGGAACCTTTATTTATTTTTTTTGCACCCTTATTTTTATAAGTACAGTTTATAAATATTTTGAAAAACAAATCTTCAATGAATTAGAAACCGAAAGTCAGTTCCTGATTTATCCCATTCTGTCAGACAATCTTGAAGAAATTAAAAATATAGAAACAACAACCCGAATAACTTTAATTCATCCAGACGGAACCGTTTATTTTGACAATCAGATTTCTCCAGATTTTCTTGACAACCATACAAACCGCACAGAATTTCAGAAGGCCTTAAAAAACGGCTCAACAAAAATTTCCCGCTATTCATCTTCCATGACAGAAAAAAACCTTTACTACGCAAAGCTTCTTCCAAACAAAGACGTTCTTAGAATCAGTTGCACGCAGCGTACTATATGGAATCTTATTTCTGAACTCAAGGCCGTTCTCATTACAGTATTCCTTCTTGCAATCTTCATATCAGGAGCAGCAGCTCACATAATTGCAAGACGGCTCCTGTCCCCTCTTAACGATATTGATTTAGATAATCCTGATTCTTCAAAAACCTATTATGAACTCCAGCCTTTTCTTAAACGGATTGCAGATGAAAATCTTGAAAAAGAAAAACAGGAAGAAATACGCCAGCAGTTTACCGCAAACGTAAGTCATGAATTAAAAACCCCTCTTACAAGCATTTCAGGATTTGCAGAAATAATCAAACAGGGAACTACGGATCAGAAAACGACAGTAGACTTTGCCAAATCAATCTACGAAGAATCACAGCAGATGATAGCTCTGATAAATGACATAATCAGGCTTTCTAAACTTGATGCAAAATCAATTTCTCTGGAAAAAGAGAATTTCAGTTTAAAAGAAACCTGCAAAGATGCAAAACATGTTCTAGAAGCAAGTGCAGCAGCAAGAAATATTTCCATGAGCATAGATGGAGATGAAGGAATAATTTACGGAGTACGCCCGGTTGTTTATGAAATGGTCTACAATCTTATAGACAACGCAATAAAATACAACAAAAAAAACGGTTCAGTAGAAATTAAAATAAAAACAATGACAGAAAACTATAATCCGAAAAAGACTACAGTTGTTCTTATGATAAGAGACACCGGAATAGGAATTCCAAAAAATGAACAGGGAAGAATTTTTGAACGGTTCTACAGAATCGATAAAAGCCGCTCAAGGGCAATGGGCGGAACAGGACTCGGGCTGAGCATCGTAAAGCACGCGGCCAAATATCATGATGCAATAATCCTGCTGAACAGCGAAGAAAATAAAGGCAGCATCTTTACGGTCATATTCAACCAGTAA
- a CDS encoding response regulator transcription factor, with protein sequence MIYILEDDDNIRKLIVYTLQSHGFKCKEFSKPSQMWNALENHTPDLILLDIMLPEEDGMTILNKLRENSKYKSILIIMITAKDREDDMVNGLDSGADDYIAKPFGMMNLISRINALLRRQENYTRRPKIIESGPFVIDISRHTVFLDAVELSLTLKEFDLLAVLIKNKGRVMTREELLNSVWNIDAEIESRTVDVHIRTLRQKLGRYENVIETIRGVGYVIN encoded by the coding sequence ATGATTTATATTCTTGAAGATGATGATAACATCCGCAAATTAATCGTTTACACTTTACAAAGTCATGGCTTCAAATGCAAAGAATTTTCAAAGCCTTCTCAAATGTGGAATGCTCTGGAAAATCATACGCCTGATCTTATTCTTCTTGATATCATGCTCCCTGAGGAAGACGGAATGACTATCCTGAATAAACTGCGGGAGAATTCAAAATACAAATCAATTCTCATAATAATGATTACTGCAAAAGACAGAGAAGATGACATGGTCAACGGGCTTGATTCAGGAGCAGACGACTATATTGCAAAACCCTTCGGAATGATGAACCTTATCTCAAGAATCAATGCACTGCTGAGGCGTCAGGAAAACTACACAAGGCGGCCTAAAATTATAGAAAGCGGACCTTTTGTAATTGATATTTCAAGACATACAGTTTTTCTTGATGCTGTAGAACTTTCACTGACTCTTAAAGAATTTGATCTTCTTGCAGTTTTAATAAAAAATAAAGGCAGAGTCATGACACGGGAAGAACTTTTAAACTCCGTGTGGAATATTGATGCAGAAATCGAAAGCCGAACCGTCGACGTGCACATACGTACCCTGCGTCAAAAGCTTGGCCGCTATGAAAATGTCATAGAAACAATACGTGGTGTAGGATATGTAATAAATTAG
- a CDS encoding DUF2798 domain-containing protein, giving the protein MMPIAFILDMIFVGPLAKKITFRLFNPQKDNPVFIVLSISICSVWFMCPLMSLAATILFKGCLNSSIISVWLQTTILNYPMAAFWQLLFAGPVVRRIFGLIFRNN; this is encoded by the coding sequence ATGATGCCGATTGCTTTTATTCTTGATATGATTTTTGTAGGACCGCTTGCAAAAAAAATTACTTTCAGACTTTTTAATCCTCAGAAAGACAATCCTGTTTTTATTGTGCTTTCCATTTCAATATGTTCTGTCTGGTTTATGTGCCCTCTTATGAGTCTTGCGGCAACTATACTTTTTAAGGGATGTCTTAACAGCAGCATTATTTCTGTATGGCTTCAGACTACGATATTGAATTATCCGATGGCAGCTTTCTGGCAGCTTTTATTTGCCGGTCCGGTTGTACGCAGAATCTTTGGATTGATTTTCAGGAATAACTGA